One window from the genome of Echinicola vietnamensis DSM 17526 encodes:
- a CDS encoding arginine deiminase family protein: MDLRIHSEFGTLKAVLMHRPGKEIDRLTPYNKELLLFEDVPYLEAMQQEHDYFTNIIKQTTGATVYSLHELLMETMSDDGILFRMMEEALSFSRLSHFTESILGRLSTSECATALIAGIKVHELKKKISKLPMVDLMDFAFVIPPCPNLYFQRDPIALTPGGVVFSSMKMEGRQREANVIRSIFENHPLFKDQVNQIYPIDGHKDPACIEGGDIIVISDKAVAIGNSERTDEKAIYHVAKSLLAEGTVERVYEVHLPQQRNFMHLDTVFTVLDENLVLTYPDAMEAVLQTSLYTLKSNDGDQVHIKRTVLKESLLTVLEKEIPYLEIIHLGGNGNKDYALREQWFDGANVFAIGPRKVISYRRNKHTNRALRDMGVEVLDIPSSELSRGLGGPRCMTMPLSRSKI; encoded by the coding sequence ATGGATCTGAGAATACATTCTGAGTTTGGAACGCTAAAAGCCGTATTGATGCATAGACCGGGAAAAGAAATTGACCGGTTGACACCCTATAACAAAGAGTTGCTGCTTTTTGAAGACGTTCCTTACCTGGAAGCCATGCAGCAGGAACATGATTACTTTACCAATATCATCAAACAAACCACGGGTGCTACGGTCTACAGTCTCCACGAACTGCTCATGGAAACCATGTCGGACGATGGTATTCTGTTTAGAATGATGGAAGAGGCGCTATCGTTTAGCCGATTATCCCATTTTACCGAAAGTATTCTTGGACGACTTTCTACCTCGGAATGTGCCACTGCGTTGATCGCAGGGATCAAAGTGCACGAGCTGAAAAAGAAAATCAGTAAACTGCCCATGGTGGATTTGATGGACTTTGCTTTTGTGATTCCTCCGTGTCCCAACCTGTATTTTCAGCGTGACCCGATAGCCTTGACACCTGGTGGAGTGGTTTTTTCAAGTATGAAAATGGAAGGTAGGCAGCGAGAAGCAAACGTGATCAGGTCTATTTTCGAAAACCACCCGCTCTTTAAGGACCAGGTGAACCAAATCTATCCCATCGATGGGCACAAAGATCCTGCTTGTATCGAAGGAGGAGACATCATCGTAATTTCGGATAAGGCCGTGGCCATCGGCAATTCTGAACGTACGGATGAAAAGGCCATTTACCATGTGGCCAAGTCACTTTTGGCGGAAGGAACCGTGGAAAGGGTTTACGAAGTGCACTTGCCACAGCAACGTAATTTTATGCACTTGGATACGGTGTTTACCGTCTTAGATGAAAACCTGGTGCTCACCTATCCCGATGCCATGGAGGCCGTCCTGCAGACATCCCTATATACCTTAAAGAGTAACGATGGAGATCAAGTTCACATCAAAAGGACGGTACTGAAAGAATCCTTGCTGACGGTCTTGGAGAAAGAGATCCCTTACCTGGAGATCATTCATCTTGGCGGTAACGGCAATAAGGATTATGCCCTGAGAGAACAATGGTTTGACGGGGCCAATGTATTTGCTATCGGGCCGAGAAAGGTCATTTCCTACCGGCGAAACAAACACACCAACCGTGCCCTGCGGGATATGGGAGTGGAGGTGCTGGACATTCCTTCCTCGGAGCTTTCCAGAGGATTGGGCGGCCCGAGGTGTATGACCATGCCGCTGAGCCGGTCGAAGATTTAG
- a CDS encoding M13 family metallopeptidase, whose amino-acid sequence MKKSLQAAMGLGLAGTMLFACSPKEAHEEEKVQAINLDNMDSTIRPQDDFFGFVNGEWIANTEIPADQGRWGSFNELREFNNEAVLTVLEEAKDDEQFSATTDQGKAVSFYQIGMDSLLAEKRGMDPVKPIFEKIEKITDKASLQDYLAYQQTHGGGAFFGLGVNTDLKDSEAMALYISQGGLGLPDRDYYTEDNEKFAEIRTKYLAHLEKTFGLIGYEQAQAAAAAKAVMALETRLAHASKTRIELRDPEGRYNKYAVADMKTLLPSLDWEGYLAAIGADVEEVIVSTPKFMKEVEAVLNEVPVATWQDYLKWHVIDAASPYLSHAFVQNNFDFYGKELQGTDQMRPRWKRVLGTTERAAGEAIGKLYTEKYFPQEAKDKAKEMVDNILVAMGDRIKELPWMSEDTKVKALEKLGTFNVKIGFPDKWKDYSALEVNGDPETASYFENVMASSRFNFKRNIEKLGKPIDKDEWFMTPQTVNAYYNPTWNEIVFPAGILQPPFYNYKADAAVNYGGIGAVIGHEISHGFDDQGSQYDAAGNLKNWWKDEDRENFEQRTGQLVAQFDEYEPIEGVHVKGALTLGENIGDLGGLLVAYDGLQRHFEEHGRPEDIDGFTPEQRYFISWATIWRMKSREEALRTQIQTDPHSPAQYRGNGPLVNIDAFYDAFAVKEGDQMYKAPDDRVRIW is encoded by the coding sequence ATGAAAAAAAGTCTACAAGCAGCAATGGGTTTGGGACTGGCAGGTACCATGTTATTTGCCTGTTCTCCCAAGGAAGCCCATGAAGAGGAAAAGGTTCAGGCCATTAACCTGGACAATATGGACAGCACCATTCGTCCCCAGGATGATTTTTTTGGTTTTGTCAATGGCGAATGGATTGCGAATACCGAGATTCCCGCAGATCAAGGCCGTTGGGGCAGTTTTAACGAGCTTCGGGAATTTAATAATGAAGCCGTCCTGACCGTTTTGGAAGAAGCAAAGGACGATGAGCAGTTTTCTGCCACTACCGATCAAGGCAAAGCAGTGTCCTTTTACCAAATCGGTATGGATTCGCTTTTGGCCGAAAAGCGAGGAATGGATCCGGTGAAGCCGATTTTTGAGAAGATTGAGAAAATTACCGATAAAGCATCCTTGCAGGACTATTTGGCCTATCAGCAGACACACGGTGGCGGGGCATTTTTTGGTCTTGGCGTCAATACCGACCTGAAAGATTCCGAGGCCATGGCCCTCTATATTTCACAGGGCGGCTTAGGCCTTCCCGACCGGGATTACTATACCGAGGACAACGAAAAGTTTGCTGAAATCAGGACGAAATACCTGGCCCATTTGGAAAAGACCTTTGGTCTGATAGGCTATGAGCAAGCTCAGGCCGCTGCTGCCGCCAAAGCGGTCATGGCTTTGGAGACGCGATTGGCACATGCCAGTAAGACCAGGATCGAGCTGCGTGACCCTGAAGGCAGGTACAATAAGTATGCGGTAGCCGATATGAAAACGTTGCTGCCATCATTGGATTGGGAAGGTTATTTGGCAGCTATCGGAGCCGATGTTGAGGAAGTGATCGTATCCACGCCCAAGTTCATGAAAGAAGTAGAGGCGGTACTGAACGAGGTGCCGGTAGCCACTTGGCAGGACTACTTGAAATGGCATGTGATTGATGCGGCATCTCCGTATTTGAGTCATGCATTTGTGCAGAACAATTTCGATTTTTATGGCAAGGAGCTTCAGGGGACAGACCAGATGCGCCCAAGGTGGAAACGTGTCCTGGGCACTACCGAGCGGGCAGCAGGAGAGGCTATAGGAAAGCTTTATACGGAAAAATACTTTCCGCAAGAGGCCAAGGACAAGGCCAAAGAAATGGTGGACAATATCTTGGTGGCCATGGGAGATCGCATCAAGGAACTTCCTTGGATGTCTGAAGATACCAAAGTAAAGGCCTTGGAAAAACTAGGGACCTTTAATGTGAAAATCGGCTTCCCGGACAAGTGGAAAGATTACAGTGCTTTGGAGGTCAACGGTGATCCTGAGACGGCTTCTTATTTTGAGAACGTCATGGCGTCTTCCCGTTTTAATTTCAAGCGAAACATTGAGAAACTGGGCAAGCCCATTGACAAAGACGAGTGGTTTATGACTCCTCAAACCGTCAATGCCTATTATAATCCTACCTGGAATGAAATCGTGTTTCCTGCAGGGATTCTCCAGCCACCATTTTATAATTATAAGGCTGATGCAGCGGTCAACTATGGTGGTATCGGTGCGGTGATCGGTCATGAGATTTCGCATGGTTTTGATGACCAAGGAAGCCAGTATGATGCGGCGGGGAACCTTAAAAACTGGTGGAAAGATGAGGACAGAGAAAACTTTGAGCAGCGCACAGGTCAGTTGGTCGCCCAGTTTGATGAGTACGAGCCCATTGAAGGAGTGCATGTGAAGGGAGCGCTTACCTTGGGAGAGAATATTGGTGATTTAGGAGGTTTATTGGTCGCTTATGATGGCCTTCAGCGTCACTTTGAAGAACATGGAAGACCTGAAGATATCGACGGCTTCACACCAGAGCAGCGGTATTTCATTTCTTGGGCCACCATTTGGAGGATGAAGAGCAGGGAAGAGGCACTAAGGACGCAGATCCAAACCGACCCGCACTCTCCGGCCCAATATCGTGGCAATGGTCCTTTGGTAAACATTGATGCTTTCTATGATGCCTTTGCGGTGAAAGAAGGAGATCAAATGTACAAAGCACCAGATGATAGGGTGAGGATCTGGTAA